Proteins encoded by one window of Candidatus Odinarchaeum yellowstonii:
- a CDS encoding TldD/PmbA family protein produces the protein MKDLTGFVLNQPVLKHFEFIECRQESIQTLSVKITEEGLKELLLNEDSGLSIRLLKNGLWFFTFITNPNKKALKKVIENDFFQIKPAYFKKLELYETNIHIDEVVVNVSKSLLNTNIEEIADIPLSVYEKLVDLKKSEAPFIKSFNIFFNSSYREEFYANSEGSKIAQLHPFNKLTVNLTGLENGKLARSSETVGGVRGLEAFKTGGRWNPDSLITRSVNRIKSIIAGRRPPKGVMPVVMDPSMTGTLIHEAFGHLCEADLVAAGGVIQLKQLNQQVANENITIVDDPLNMDGGWIPYDQEGVKGVKSILVEKGVLRRFLVNREYGKLFNQEPAGNARASSYRYPPIIRMRNTYLEKGDFSLEELIEDIEKGVYVEKFIGGQASLLGAFQFAAQIGWLIEKGELKQPIRDVSISGSTFETLKAIDAIGKNFETDIGTCGKGQWVTVGDGGPSIRVPKLMVGGI, from the coding sequence GTGAAGGACTTAACCGGCTTTGTTTTAAATCAGCCTGTGTTGAAACACTTCGAATTCATAGAATGCAGACAGGAGTCAATTCAAACCCTCTCTGTGAAGATAACGGAAGAAGGTCTTAAAGAATTACTTTTAAATGAAGATAGCGGGTTAAGCATTAGACTATTAAAAAACGGGTTATGGTTTTTCACGTTTATCACTAATCCGAATAAAAAAGCTTTGAAAAAAGTTATTGAGAACGATTTTTTTCAAATTAAACCAGCTTATTTCAAAAAACTTGAATTATATGAAACTAATATACACATTGATGAAGTAGTTGTTAACGTCTCTAAATCGCTGTTAAACACTAATATAGAGGAAATAGCGGATATACCATTATCGGTGTATGAAAAACTGGTGGATTTAAAAAAATCCGAGGCTCCTTTTATAAAATCTTTTAATATATTCTTTAACTCATCTTATCGAGAGGAGTTTTACGCTAACAGTGAAGGTTCTAAGATAGCTCAACTGCACCCTTTCAATAAACTTACTGTTAACTTAACCGGTTTAGAGAACGGTAAACTTGCACGCTCCTCGGAGACTGTTGGAGGTGTTAGAGGACTGGAAGCTTTTAAAACAGGGGGAAGATGGAATCCAGATTCATTAATCACGCGTTCAGTTAACCGAATTAAAAGTATTATAGCCGGCCGCCGGCCTCCTAAAGGCGTTATGCCTGTGGTGATGGATCCTTCTATGACCGGAACGCTTATTCATGAAGCTTTCGGACATTTATGTGAAGCGGATTTAGTTGCAGCAGGTGGGGTGATTCAACTCAAACAGCTTAATCAGCAAGTGGCTAATGAAAATATAACGATCGTCGACGATCCTCTGAATATGGACGGTGGGTGGATCCCATATGATCAGGAGGGTGTTAAAGGCGTTAAATCTATACTAGTGGAAAAAGGTGTTCTAAGAAGATTTCTGGTTAACAGAGAGTACGGTAAGCTTTTTAACCAAGAGCCAGCCGGTAACGCGAGGGCTTCAAGCTACCGTTACCCGCCTATTATTAGAATGAGAAATACTTACCTTGAAAAAGGTGATTTCTCTCTCGAAGAGCTGATAGAAGATATTGAAAAAGGAGTATACGTTGAAAAATTCATAGGCGGTCAAGCCTCGCTCCTAGGCGCTTTTCAATTCGCTGCACAGATCGGCTGGCTTATAGAGAAAGGTGAATTAAAACAACCAATTCGAGATGTTTCAATATCAGGCTCAACCTTTGAAACATTGAAAGCTATAGATGCTATCGGGAAAAACTTTGAAACGGATATCGGCACATGCGGTAAAGGTCAATGGGTTACTGTAGGGGACGGAGGCCCATCTATAAGAGTGCCGAAATTAATGGTCGGAGGAATCTAA
- a CDS encoding TldD/PmbA family protein, with protein MNIQPMLSGGVDRFIIEIQVYNTRGLESKYKKTILRKAVYGKSNTPSSLECQVEDFSILSEGRTIDEISDEFVYKLKSSLKPVKKKSLNNKLIFSPTAFGELLYYTLGQAITGENIARGRSFLSDKIGGEIASERLSLIDWGNSNNFISGRPFDGEGTSTRKNIIVDRGVLKQAIYDIEWGLKTGLESTGNAQRSYYTLPSIGLNTIHIPATSSNSLTHDISKGYYIETISGAHTSNSVTGDFGVVVVGGYLIMNGEISKPIYGPLISSSCISLLNSIVDVGGPEEQAAINQTAVKFSPVLIEF; from the coding sequence TTGAATATTCAACCCATGTTATCCGGAGGCGTAGACCGATTTATAATAGAGATACAAGTTTATAATACACGTGGTTTAGAATCAAAATATAAAAAGACCATTTTAAGAAAAGCTGTTTACGGTAAATCTAATACACCCTCATCTTTGGAATGTCAAGTGGAAGATTTTTCAATTTTATCTGAAGGTAGAACAATAGATGAAATCTCCGATGAGTTCGTATATAAATTGAAATCTTCGTTAAAACCGGTTAAAAAGAAAAGCTTAAACAATAAATTAATTTTTAGCCCAACCGCCTTCGGGGAGCTACTATATTATACACTCGGTCAGGCTATTACAGGTGAGAATATAGCGAGAGGGCGAAGTTTTCTATCCGATAAAATAGGAGGGGAAATCGCCTCTGAGCGTTTATCGTTAATTGATTGGGGTAATTCTAATAATTTTATTAGCGGTCGACCGTTTGACGGTGAAGGAACATCTACTAGGAAAAATATAATAGTGGATAGAGGTGTTTTAAAGCAGGCTATATATGATATCGAATGGGGGTTGAAAACCGGATTGGAAAGCACAGGAAACGCGCAGAGAAGCTACTATACTCTACCAAGTATAGGTTTAAATACAATTCATATTCCAGCTACTTCTAGCAATTCTCTTACTCATGATATAAGTAAAGGTTACTATATTGAAACAATCAGCGGGGCTCATACATCTAATAGCGTGACCGGGGACTTCGGCGTTGTAGTGGTAGGCGGATATCTAATTATGAACGGTGAAATATCAAAACCAATCTACGGGCCTTTAATCTCCTCTTCATGTATAAGTTTATTAAATTCTATAGTTGACGTAGGCGGGCCTGAAGAACAAGCTGCAATTAATCAAACAGCCGTAAAGTTTAGTCCTGTTTTAATCGAGTTCTAA
- a CDS encoding citrate (Si)-synthase, which produces MADQVNAKDTGLRGVYVANTGISMIDETAGKLFYRGYLVNTLTRYSTYEETAYLIMHGKLPLKEELEKFSLNLKAERKIPGEVLKFMMQIPKESPPMDVLQSTISILAHYDPDIYDQSKEAHYRQSIRIIAKIPTVIAAWDRIRKNMSVVEPNSSLSHTDNFLYMLFGERASPNIEKCFDIAMIAHAEHSFNASTFAARIVASTNAHVYAAIVAAVGALSGDLHGGACYQVMKNLKEIGSPDKVEQWVINQLANNKKISGMGHAVYKTVDPRVRILDKCIRLLTENKEDYQYYKMIKLIEKYTRREFKKLKGMNIYPNVDLYSAVLYNLIGIDYDLYPALFALSRSVGWCTHIIEQKYPDPPLKPVLYRPLADYKGLYYGPNGGRYIPINKRRN; this is translated from the coding sequence TTGGCTGATCAAGTGAACGCCAAGGATACAGGGTTACGGGGGGTTTATGTAGCTAACACTGGCATAAGCATGATTGATGAAACAGCTGGAAAACTTTTCTATAGAGGGTATTTAGTTAACACGCTTACTAGATATTCCACATACGAGGAGACCGCTTACTTAATAATGCATGGTAAGCTCCCTCTTAAAGAGGAGCTAGAAAAGTTTAGCTTAAATTTAAAAGCTGAGAGAAAAATACCCGGTGAAGTTTTAAAATTTATGATGCAGATACCGAAAGAGTCGCCTCCAATGGATGTTCTCCAATCAACTATCAGCATACTAGCACACTACGACCCTGATATTTATGATCAATCGAAGGAAGCGCATTACAGGCAATCTATAAGAATTATAGCGAAGATACCTACTGTTATAGCGGCTTGGGATAGGATTAGAAAAAATATGAGTGTAGTTGAACCTAATAGTAGTCTATCTCATACTGATAATTTTCTCTATATGTTATTCGGTGAAAGAGCTTCACCTAATATTGAAAAATGTTTTGATATAGCGATGATTGCGCATGCTGAACACTCCTTTAACGCGTCAACGTTCGCTGCTAGAATAGTGGCGTCAACCAACGCTCACGTATACGCGGCGATAGTGGCGGCTGTTGGAGCTTTATCAGGTGATCTTCACGGTGGAGCCTGCTACCAAGTAATGAAAAATCTAAAAGAAATCGGATCGCCTGATAAAGTGGAACAGTGGGTTATAAACCAGTTAGCGAATAATAAGAAGATAAGCGGAATGGGACACGCTGTATATAAAACAGTTGATCCACGAGTTAGAATACTTGACAAGTGTATCCGTTTACTAACAGAGAATAAAGAAGATTACCAGTATTATAAAATGATAAAGTTAATAGAAAAATATACTAGAAGAGAATTTAAAAAATTAAAAGGCATGAATATTTACCCGAATGTCGACTTATACAGCGCGGTTCTCTATAATTTAATCGGAATAGATTACGATCTTTACCCTGCTTTATTCGCGCTTTCAAGAAGTGTAGGGTGGTGCACCCATATAATAGAGCAGAAGTACCCTGATCCGCCGCTTAAACCAGTATTATATAGACCTTTAGCTGATTATAAAGGATTATACTATGGGCCTAACGGCGGCCGTTATATTCCAATAAATAAAAGAAGAAACTAA
- a CDS encoding nitroreductase family protein encodes MNLMELMYNRRSIRRYKPDVLSDDIIYELIKAAVSAPSAGNVQPWEFIIIKDQEIKINLAKAAYNQMFIAEAPVVIVVCANLAAAARAYGERGVNLYCIQDTAAAIENVILYAYSKGIGSCWVGAFSEKTVEKILSLPEFIRPVALIPLGYPAEMPEKPLRKPLNSIIHFDSFKIK; translated from the coding sequence ATGAATTTAATGGAGTTAATGTATAATAGAAGGAGTATTAGAAGGTATAAACCGGATGTTTTAAGCGACGATATTATATACGAGCTTATTAAAGCTGCTGTATCAGCCCCATCAGCTGGTAACGTTCAGCCATGGGAGTTTATAATAATCAAAGATCAAGAGATTAAAATCAATCTTGCGAAGGCGGCTTACAATCAGATGTTTATCGCTGAAGCCCCCGTCGTCATAGTTGTATGCGCTAATCTGGCTGCTGCAGCACGTGCCTACGGGGAGAGAGGTGTTAATCTTTACTGTATTCAAGACACTGCGGCTGCTATTGAAAACGTGATTTTATATGCTTACTCTAAAGGTATCGGATCTTGCTGGGTTGGAGCGTTTTCAGAAAAAACAGTTGAAAAGATTCTATCCCTACCAGAGTTTATAAGGCCGGTGGCTTTGATTCCTTTAGGTTACCCGGCTGAAATGCCTGAGAAACCCTTAAGAAAACCTTTAAACTCTATCATACACTTCGATTCATTCAAGATAAAATAG
- a CDS encoding DUF1922 domain-containing protein: MGKQTCYLITRCSQCQTPFYFRPPQKTKRCPRCNALLTLSKLNILYKVDHAEDALKIILKLKQPGTQTGFVEASKIMDGEQS; the protein is encoded by the coding sequence ATGGGTAAGCAAACCTGTTATTTAATCACAAGATGTTCACAATGCCAGACACCTTTTTACTTTAGACCGCCGCAAAAAACTAAGCGGTGTCCTAGATGTAACGCGCTGCTTACACTTTCCAAACTAAATATACTTTATAAAGTGGATCACGCTGAGGATGCTTTGAAAATAATTTTAAAGTTGAAGCAGCCTGGTACTCAAACTGGATTTGTTGAAGCGTCTAAGATTATGGATGGGGAGCAGTCTTAG